The genomic interval GAAGACAGAACTCGCGCGCTCTCTTGCGAAGTTCTTGTTTGCTGATGATAAGGCGCTTGTACGTATAGATATGTCTGAATATATGGAACGCCACTCCGTCTCAAAGTTTATTGGTTCTCCTCCAGGGTATGTCGGGCACGAAGAAGGAGGGCATGTTTCCGAGTTGGTCCGTCATAGGCCATATTCCGTTGTGCTGTTTGATGAAATAGAAAAAGCTCATCCGGAAGTATTTAATATCCTTCTTCAGATATTTGATAATGGGAGGCTTACTGACGCAAAGGGGAGGCATGTCAATTTCAAGAACACTGTTCTTATTATGACCTCGAATGTTGGTTCGGAATTTGTTCGGGAAATGGAAAAATTAGGATTTGCTACAGACGAAGAAAAAACCAAAGACAAAGAAAAAGAACTCAAGGGCAGGATACGCAATGCTCTCGAGCGCAGATTCCGTCCAGAATTTCTTAATCGACTAGATGAAATAATTATTTTCAATGCGCTTACCCCCGTAGATCTTGAGAGAATAGTAAAGATCCAGCTAGAACAGGTCAAAGAACGGCTTGAGGAGAAAGAAATTACTCTTGCTCTTTCAAAAGAAGCGCTCGCGCACCTGGCAAAAGAAGGATATGACCGTCATTATGGAGCGCGACCGCTTAAGCGTCTGATTCAGAATAAGATTCTTAACCCATTAGCAGAGCGTATTATAACAAATGATATTTCAAAGGGCTCTCGCGTAACAGTTGATTTTAAGCATAGTAATCTGAACATTAGAGCATCCTCAAAAAAAGAACGATCTTCAAAAGTAAAAAAAACAAAAGAAGCTATTGTCTCTAAGTAAATAGTCTCGTGCGCGATTAAAAAACGACCCCTGTTTTTATGGGGCCTGTTTACGCGAGGGGCATTTTTTTATATACTGATACTATCTTTGTTGCTTATATATTGCGCAGGTGGCAGAGTGGTCAATCGCACTTGGCTGTAAACCAAGCGCCCTGACGGGCTACGGGGGTTCAAATCCCTCCCTGCGCACAGGTCTTTCGGCATTCCGCTAACGGAGAGTTGAATATTATACATATATATAGTAATATAATGCCAATGTAGCTCAGCTGGTAGAGCAACTCCATGGTAAGGAGTAGGTCGCCGGTTCAAGTCCGGCCATTGGCTCAGTTCAAATTAACACACTATCATACATGGCAAAAGCAAAAGAAAATTTAATAAAAATAAAATGCGATGAGTGCAAGCGGATAAATTATTGGACGCACAAGAACAAACGGAAGGTTGAACGGAAAATAGAACTTAAAAAGTTCTGTAACTGGTGTAAAAAACGGACAGCGCACAAAGAAGCAAAGAAATAATTTTTTGCGTACCACATAAAAAGACTCCCTTCCGAGAGTCTTTTGTGTTTTTAGGATGGCTGAAGCAGCCGTACGGTGTCTGAGCCAAATGCAAGAGCTACGATCGAGAGGAACCCCAAGAACAGAAACACATATACCATATTTCCAAACCTAGTCATAAAGGTAGGGAATTTTCTATTCAAAAAAGACATAGTAATAAGTTCTCCATCAAGCATCCCGAGGGGGAGCGCATTCAAAATACCGATGTTTGCAGACATAACAGCTGAAAATACAACCGCTGCTGTATACGAGTGAATACCCGCGATATATGACCCTATGCCGATAGGTCCGGCGATGGTCTCAGTGGGAGATAATACTGTAACCATATATAGAAGGCTGCCCAGCGAGATAAAGCCAAGAATGAGGACGCACATGCCCGCAATGCACGGAAAGAACCAGAGCGTTCCTCCAAGGGCAACTACTATAAAAAATATACTAATGAGAACCAGAGAGAAATGTCCATGAAAAGCCCCAAAGCAACATACAAAAAAGATCAGCACCCCCGCAAACAGAAAGTTCATAGCAATGCCGCCGGAATAAATATGCTCTCTCTGGGCATAACCAAGGTTCTCTGTTTCCTCAGGATATTTCAGGCGTACGAAAGCGGCGATAGGCAGAAGGCGGACATGAATAGGAGTATCTCCAAACATGCGCCTCCAGCGAAATGTGAAAAGCTTTGGGCCCACTCCCAGGATGCATATTTCCTTAATGGTCACAGAGTAGCGTTTCATTAATATAGCGTGTCCGAGCTCATGGAGCGCCACAGCACAGACAAGAAGAAGGATGGTCACAAGCAGTATCATACAGTTCCCTCCAGGGTTTATCTTCAAAAAGAACTCAAATTATGGTAATATTATCACAATAGGGTGCATCGTTCAATTGGCAGGAGGATAGTTTTCTGCCAAGCTCATTAAGGGGGAGTTTAGTTAAGTGGTATAACGGCGGTCTCCAAAACCGCGGTCGGGGGTTCGATTCCCTCAACTCCCGCAGTAAAGTAAAGCGAACAAATTTTTTTGCAGACGGTCTCTTAGGACGCAAACAAGGCGATACTTAATATGTCTTTGCAATAACAAAAACAGCTCTGTAGTATTGGGCTGTTTTTGTTTTGGGTAGCATGGTGTGAGTACAGATGTATGGCATAAAACCCTAAAAATCTTTGTCAATGCATTCGCGAAAAGGAGGGAGTCTCTGGGTGTCCTTGTCTCTTGCTGCAGCGCGTGAGCAGCAGTGGTATATGTTAAAAAAAACACAGTCTGCAGATAAGGATGTTCGAATGCTGCATGGGTAAAATTTTGTACCGGACTTTTTGCCGGGTAAAAACAGACGAGTTGCGCTTTGCGTAGAGTGACGAATCAATATAAAAACCCTTCTTGGTAAGAAAAGTTTTCATATCGCTCTTGCAGAAAGAAAATAAATCCTTTTTAATCAAAGAATATGATAGTTGTGCTTCATAACATACGCAGTATATATAATGTGGGTTCCATTTTTAGAACAGCAGACGCGTTGGGAGATATAGAAAAAATTTTTCTATGTGGGATTACCCCCGCGCCGGTAAATGAAATAGGGGCATATAAGCAAGCATTTACAAAAACGGCTCTTGGCGCAGAAAAAACTATATCGTGGGAGAAGAAAAAATCTACTGCCGTTGTATTAAAAAATCTCCGCGCTCAAAATAAAGAATTAGAGGTGGTGGCTGTAGAGCAGGATAGACGATCTGTTCCCTTCCATCAATTTATCCCCAAATCAGCCCTTAAGAATATTGTCCTTGTTCTTGGTGGCGAAATACAAGGGGTCCCAAAAATTGCCCTTGATTCAGCCGATGCCATAGTTGAAATACCCATGCAGGGGAAAAAGGAGTCTCTTAATATAGCTATATCCTTTGCTATTGTTTCGTTTTTTCTGAAATATAAGGTTATAAAACATTAATATTTTATAGCCTATGTGCTCTTATTTTATAAAGATTTATAAGGTTTAATTTTTTAAAAAGCAAAAAAGTTCCTAGGATTGATATATCCGGGGCTTTTTTGTTCCGGGATATTTTTTCTAATAATTTTGTCAGTAAATTTAAAAAAATGTTTTTTAAAATATGATGAAGGGGACATTCTTAGATAAAGATTATGTAACATTGATATTTTTTTTGTATATTCTTATAAGGATTATCAATATTTAATCATCTTGCTAATTTTTATAAAGATATTTGTTAATATCATCTAAAAATGCTCCTTATCCCAACTTCCCAGGGAGAGGGAAGGGGGGGGTATTTTTAGATATTATTTTTTTTAAATAACGCGATTTCCTTGAAATATTTTTTTTAAAAAAATATTATAAAAATATTCGGCAAAAAAAAATCTTCAGAAGCTTCTTATCCACAAGGTTAAGAAGTTTTTGATTTTAAGCGCCGTTTTTAGGCTTTAAACTAAAAGTAATGGATAATAAAGCATTTCTCGCATTCTCGAGATTACGAGATTCTCAGAAAATACCGACTCTATTTTGGAGATAAGATAATATCTTGTGATAACGAGAAATAATTTGTTTCTAATGCTTTCTCGCCACTCTAACTCTTATAAAAAAATAATATTAAGAATTTTTTAAAAAATATTTTATCGGATTGAATGCTTCATTTTTGTTTCTAATGCTTTTCATCCCAACCATTTCTCGCACTTCTTTTTCCAGAAAGAGGCCAAAAAAGATCAGATCATATTTTGTCAATAAATTATCTGCAGAAAATAAAAAATCACTTTAATCTTTGTCACCAATAGTTCTGCGATGCTCCCCAATTTTTAATACTTCATGAGAGAGGATTTCGTCATCATAGAAAATAAGAAATATATCCCGCTTCGTGTAGCTGCGAAGCTTTCTGGCTATGCTAAAGACTATCTGGGGCAACTTTCCCGAGGAGGATATATTGATGCTAAGCGCCTTGGGCGGGCATGGTTTGTTTCTGAGGATTCTGTTTTGGCTTATAAATCAGGTTTACGGCAATTATCCTTTGAAAAGGGCGTAAAAACCGAAATAGGCCAAAGCGCTGCCCAAACAAGACCTTCCCAGCCTAAAGATGCAGCCGTCCAGGAATCATTTACTGAGAAAAGGGCGGGTGTTCATCCGCCTGCTTTTCCTGAAAGGATCGGAATTATTTCTCGGGCAGACACCGAAGCCATCAAAAAGGCATCAATAAAGTCCGAGGCAAGTTTTTGGCTGCTTTCCCGAAAGTTGGGGGGGGCGGTATCCCAAGCCGCTTTTTATTTAGCTTCTCGCACGTTTTATATCTTCGTATCTTCGAAAAAACGCCTTAAAATAAAAGAATCTCGCATCTTTGCCACCCCAAAAACGCAAGAAATATTGGCAGACTCTGCCAGTTTTGCTAAAAAATTTTTCTTAAAGAAGAGGGCGTATCTTATAGCGAGGAGACATTTTCTTCTTTCTAGGCAATTTCGTTCAATTTTTGTTGTTTTTTTAATATTTTTTATTGGTTTTTGGATAGGAGATACACGCGATTTTTTGGGCAACGCGGCACTTAAGGGTATCGCAAAGGCAAGAGAGATTAATTTCCACACAGTATTTCAAGAACCGGGAGGGGGGATAAAAGATTTTTTTGCGCAAAGATGGAGGGAAAGGACGGGGGAGGCTAGAAATATGCTTAAAATAATGGAATCTCGCACCTCAGTTTCTGTGCGAGAATTTGACTTTGATGACTATAGAAAAATAGGCGATATTTTTGTTGAAAATATAGGAGGTTTTGTTCTCCGTAATTATAATAATGTATCTTACATTCGGGAAAACGCTTCGGAAATAATAGGTTCTCGTGCTATCTCGTATATGCGAGATAGTGATAAATTCTGGGATTTTTATGCGTTTAAGGAAGGAGATGCGTTCTATTCTTCTGCTGCGTCTGTTGAGGGTGGTGATAAATTTTTGAATGTGTTTTCTAGTGGTCTAAAATATGTAATTCCTCGGATTGCTGCCAATTATGACTTCTACCTGCATGATGTTGCTGACTACATACGGTCACTTTTTGCTCCAGATGTGTCAAATACAGAATTTGCCCAGAACTAT from Candidatus Niyogibacteria bacterium CG10_big_fil_rev_8_21_14_0_10_46_36 carries:
- the rpmG gene encoding 50S ribosomal protein L33, giving the protein MAKAKENLIKIKCDECKRINYWTHKNKRKVERKIELKKFCNWCKKRTAHKEAKK
- a CDS encoding RNA methyltransferase, which produces MIVVLHNIRSIYNVGSIFRTADALGDIEKIFLCGITPAPVNEIGAYKQAFTKTALGAEKTISWEKKKSTAVVLKNLRAQNKELEVVAVEQDRRSVPFHQFIPKSALKNIVLVLGGEIQGVPKIALDSADAIVEIPMQGKKESLNIAISFAIVSFFLKYKVIKH